Proteins encoded together in one Lasioglossum baleicum unplaced genomic scaffold, iyLasBale1 scaffold0051, whole genome shotgun sequence window:
- the LOC143219544 gene encoding uncharacterized protein LOC143219544, with protein sequence MADFHRQAMLQRTILRTVENFRKIGKANLTISKVQARLSSLENAWTAFSDGHVQLLTNVPEEDHPTVSYFTDDHFQTTEDTYISSRDVLLDALDNLGSHVSPTLHSPDNSSTSLLKPSVALAHLPPFSGDPNEWESFRDRFKSLIMSNRELTDFMRMHYLVSSLTGPALEALGNIPITADNFSTAWRTLTTRFESKRRLIKMHLSNLIDLPAVEREPAVDLHSLIDRANVANTSLSKLDRSPEELWTDMLVLLVSRKLDPVTSKAWCIASSQSDTPKSFTELTTFLFARARALDEMSVEPCDSVTSKTTSCPRVHAVTTSQSSERPSASSELRRRSDNTGKTNTPFSQSSCPLCHSRHFLSSCPQYLAESPEKRREIVNRLSRCYNCLSERHAVSDCSSKFKCRVCQQTHHSSLHDASKSRANLVDPSAPRSSPPLPGCSTVVSLSAMTPRRPPSLVLLATARLKIRASSGRTTIVRALLDQGSEVTLVTENLAQLLRAKKTRRNVTISAVGGAHVETVRSSVEIHVSPVHSTTPSLVTTALVMPTLTAYNAQCTADPSSFQHLKDLQWADPVPTNSESIQMILGADLYGDVILDGIRKGRQGQPIAQNSIFGWVISGPIPSSSVDRDGSSTTNSSFSCVEVSSCKKNRSSSIAFSHHCSSSLESELRRFWEVEELPRCSPLSSTERQCEEHFMTTHSRNPDGRFVVRLPFTRDPPLEIGHSRHSAGRILFALTNKFRKDTELEREYCDFMREYEALGHMRRVTAELPPATQAVYIPHHPVFRPGSATSHLRVVFNASSLTSNGHSLNDLLLAGPKLQTDLPSVILKWRHHRYVYSADVAKMYRQILVDPRDVNFQRILWLDAITKSPIDHVLLTVTYGMTCAPFIALRVIQRLRELEGANFPLAVPILRDQIYVDDVLFGGDSVELVRARRDQVVGLLRRGKFELRKWSSNCTELLSDIDPSDHGLACTRSLAVDDHVKVLGIGWNPLDDAFQIQLNIPTTVPETKRAILSAISKIYDPLGWVTPVTITAKILLQDLWRLRVSWDEALQNEIRVRWNSVYTGLESLKALSLPRWTGLDSSSGPVELHGFCDASSHAYAAVVYLKTTSKSGVVNVSLLASKSKVAPISPLTIPRLELSAALLLARLLEFVRNSLNGRPHSCFCWGDSTIVLAWLRDSPSRWKTFVAHRVHEIQIRAPDVVWRYVPSEDNPADCASRGILGGELAAHSLWWSGPYWLGSSEEQWPSEPTSVTPIDLVCREEKAAVSVATVTSEPWDLSSRYSSWPKLLRVTGYLFKFLRACRPRRSRSLAPSTPGRTLSAENCAAARIFWINCIQRDCFPSEVDALRQRRSLSPKSSLLALDPFVDDDGILRVGGRLRHAPVAFSVKHPIILASHPLVKQIIEHAHLRALHAGLQLTLHTLRQTFWILRARSLVKSTIHACVVCVRERAAVPAQLMGQLPTPRVSPSSRCFSHCGVDYAGPFQIRASSGRGITSRKAYVSLFVCLATKAIHLELVSDYSTPAFIRAFDRFCSRRGIPCAMYSDNGTTFVGADRELCRMYRATLRNPDFLNKTASDCIVWHFIPPSAPHFGGLWEAGVKSLKHHLRRVVGARTFTFEEFSTLLCSIECCLNSRPLAPLRDSVDDFDVLTPGHFIIGSPLTAPPQPSVLELSENRLTRWQLVRSVTEHFWKRWVNGYLNTLQQRSKWRQEQPSIEPGQLVLIRNSALPPCKWELGRVKTVHPGADGRVRVVTVKTSSTELTRPIVKLCPLPIVSAST encoded by the coding sequence ATGGCGGACTTCCACCGGCAAGCCATGCTGCAACGGACGATCCTGCGGACGGTTGAGAATTTTCGAAAGATCGGGAAAGCCAACCTCACAATCAGCAAAGTTCAAGCGCGACTCTCTTCTCTCGAAAACGCTTGGACTGCGTTCAGTGATGGCCACGTGCAGCTGCTCACCAATGTACCTGAGGAAGACCACCCGACTGTATCTTATTTCACGGACGACCACTTCCAGACAACTGAGGATACTTACATCAGCTCCAGGGATGTTCTACTGGACGCCCTCGATAACCTGGGGTCACACGTGAGTCCAACATTGCATTCTCCGGACAACTCCTCCACGAGTCTACTCAAGCCTTCCGTCGCGCTTGCGCATCTTCCTCCGTTTAGCGGCGACCCAAACGAATGGGAGTCATTTCGAGATCGGTTCAAGTCGCTTATCATGTCAAATCGCGAATTAACGGATTTCATGCGCATGCATTATTTAGTGTCGTCGCTTACAGGGCCCGCGCTCGAAGCCCTCGGAAACATTCCGATAACCGCCGACAACTTTTCGACAGCGTGGCGCACTCTGACTACGCGATTCGAGAGCAAACGTCGACTGATTAAAATGCATTTGTCGAATCTGATCGATTTACCAGCGGTTGAGCGCGAACCTGCAGTCGATCTGCACTCTTTGATTGATCGAGCGAACGTAGCGAACACATCACTGTCGAAACTGGATCGCTCTCCAGAAGAATTGTGGACGGATATGTTAGTTCTTTTAGTATCGCGAAAACTTGATCCAGTTACGTCGAAAGCCTGGTGCATCGCTTCATCTCAGTCCGACACGCCAAAATCATTTACCGAATTAACGACTTTCCTATTCGCTCGTGCGCGTGCGCTCGATGAAATGTCCGTCGAACCCTGCGATTCTGTGACGTCGAAGACGACGTCATGCCCTCGCGTACACGCCGTCACGACCTCGCAATCGTCCGAGCGTCCGAGCGCTTCCTCAGAATTGCGGCGGAGATCAGATAATACGGGAAAGACGAATACTCCGTTTTCGCAATCGTCTTGCCCACTCTGTCATTCACGACACTTTCTGAGTTCATGTCCGCAATACCTAGCCGAATCTCCGGAAAAGCGACGCGAAATTGTAAACCGGCTCTCGCGATGTTATAATTGCCTAAGCGAACGACACGCGGTGTCTGATTGTTCGAGCAAATTCAAATGTCGCGTTTGTCAACAAACTCACCATTCCTCTCTTCACGACGCGTCGAAAAGTCGCGCGAACCTAGTCGATCCGTCCGCGCCCCGCTCTTCACCTCCATTACCGGGCTGCTCTACCGTTGTATCGTTGTCTGCGATGACTCCCCGTCGTCCCCCCTCACTCGTACTCTTGGCGACAGCGAGGCTCAAGATACGTGCTTCGTCAGGCCGTACCACGATAGTAAGAGCTCTCCTTGATCAGGGCTCCGAAGTCACACTTGTCACGGAAAATTTAGCTCAATTGCTTCGTGCAAAAAAGACCCGTAGAAATGTTACGATTTCCGCGGTCGGCGGAGCCCACGTGGAAACTGTGCGATCGTCTGTCGAAATTCACGTGAGTCCAGTCCACTCGACTACTCCGTCGCTGGTCACAACTGCGTTGGTTATGCCAACGTTAACAGcttataacgcacaatgcactgcAGATCCGTCTTCATTCCAACATTTGAAAGATCTTCAGTGGGCAGACCCGGTGCCCACAAATTCCGAGTCCATTCAAATGATCCTCGGAGCAGATCTATATGGCGATGTAATCCTAGACGGGATTCGTAAAGGACGTCAGGGACAACCGATAGCCCAGAATTCAATTTTCGGGTGGGTTATTTCGGGGCCCATTCCATCTTCTTCCGTCGATCGCGACGGTTCCTCCACCACGAACTCTTCCTTTTCGTGTGTAGAAGTTTCATCGTGCAAGAAGAATCGGTCCTCTTCGATCGCATTCTCGCACCACTGCTCTTCCTCTTTGGAGTCGGAGCTGCGTCGGTTCTGGGAGGTGGAAGAACTCCCTCGGTGCTCTCCGCTGTCTTCAACAGAACGACAATGCGAAGAACATTTTATGACCACTCACTCGCGCAATCCAGACGGACGGTTCGTAGTTCGTCTCCCGTTCACTCGCGATCCTCCGCTTGAAATAGGTCACTCTCGGCACTCGGCAGGACGCATACTATTCGCATTGACCAACAAATTCCGCAAAGATACCGAACTCGAACGAGAATACTGCGATTTTATGCGCGAATACGAAGCCCTCGGCCACATGCGACGCGTGACCGCGGAACTCCCCCCGGCCACACAGGCTGTCTACATTCCCCACCATCCTGTATTTCGGCCCGGGAGCGCAACGTCACATTTGCGCGTAGTCTTTAATGCATCAAGCTTGACCTCTAACGGTCACTCGCTCAATGACCTGCTCCTAGCAGGCCCAAAATTACAGACAGACCTGCCGTCTGTAATTCTGAAATGGCGTCATCACCGGTACGTTTACAGTGCTGACGTCGCAAAAATGTATCGACAGATTTTGGTCGATCCTCGCGACGTCAATTTTCAACGCATTCTTTGGCTAGATGCCATTACAAAATCCCCTATCGACCACGTCCTGCTCACGGTCACATACGGCATGACGTGCGCTCCGTTCATTGCGCTTCGAGTCATTCAGCGCCTCCGTGAACTCGAGGGGGCAAATTTCCCTCTTGCGGTGCCCATTCTACGCGATCAGATTTACGTCGACGATGTCCTCTTTGGTGGCGATTCTGTCGAACTTGTCCGCGCGCGCCGCGATCAAGTCGTAGGGCTACTTCGCCGCGGAAAGTTCGAGCTTCGAAAGTGGTCGAGTAACTGCACGGAACTTCTTAGCGACATAGATCCGTCCGACCATGGATTGGCCTGCACCAGGTCATTGGCCGTCGATGACCACGTCAAGGTGCTCGGGATCGGGTGGAATCCGTTGGACGACGCATTCcaaattcaattaaatatcCCGACGACCGTTCCCGAAACAAAGCGAGCGATTTTATCGgcgatttcgaaaatttatgATCCGTTGGGCTGGGTGACCCCCGTTACAATCACAGCCAAAATCCTCCTCCAGGATCTCTGGCGTCTGCGCGTCTCCTGGGATGAGGCTctacaaaatgaaattcgagtacgGTGGAATTCCGTTTACACCGGATTAGAATCGCTGAAAGCATTATCGCTGCCTCGCTGGACCGGCCTCGACTCCAGTTCAGGTCCGGTCGAACTGCACGGTTTCTGCGATGCTTCGTCCCACGCATACGCTGCAGTCGTTTATTTGAAGACCACCTCCAAATCCGGTGTGGTCAACGTGTCTCTCTTGGCGAGCAAGTCTAAGGTAGCTCCCATATCCCCCCTAACGATACCGCGCTTAGAATTGTCCGCTGCTCTGCTCCTCGCGCGCCTTCTCGAATTCGTTCGGAATTCCCTAAACGGTCGCCCTCACTCATGTTTTTGCTGGGGTGACTCCACTATCGTGCTTGCATGGCTGCGCGACAGTCCGTCACGTTGGAAAACGTTCGTGGCCCACCGTGTGCACGAAATTCAAattcgcgctcccgacgtcgtttGGCGCTACGTGCCCTCGGAAGACAATCCGGCCGATTGTGCGTCACGCGGCATACTAGGAGGCGAGCTCGCAGCGCATTCTCTGTGGTGGTCAGGACCTTACTGGCTAGGCTCATCCGAGGAACAATGGCCTTCCGAACCCACGTCAGTTACGCCGATCGACTTGGTCTGTAGGGAGGAAAAGGCTGCGGTGTCCGTGGCTACAGTCACTTCCGAACCTTGGGACTTGTCGTCCAGATATTCGTCGTGGCCGAAACTTCTTCGCGTTACGGGATATCTATTTAAATTCTTGCGCGCTTGTCGCCCACGCCGCTCGCGTTCTCTCGCTCCCTCGACGCCAGGCCGAACTCTGTCGGCCGAGAACTGTGCCGCCGCGCGAATCTTCTGGATCAATTGCATTCAACGCGATTGTTTCCCTTCCGAAGTCGATGCGCTCCGTCAGCGCCGCAGTCTCTCCCCAAAAAGTTCGCTGTTAGCTCTCGATCCGTTCGTCGATGACGACGGAATTCTTCGAGTCGGTGGACGTCTACGACACGCTCCGGTGGCATTCAGTGTCAAACACCCAATCATACTCGCGTCACACCCATTGGTCAAGCAAATCATCGAGCATGCTCATCTACGCGCCCTACACGCAGGCCTTCAATTGACCCTACATACGCTGCGGCAAACCTTCTGGATACTCCGTGCTCGCAGTTTGGTCAAGAGCACAATTCATGCTTGCGTAGTGTGTGTTCGCGAACGGGCCGCTGTCCCAGCTCAGTTGATGGGCCAACTTCCGACTCCACGCGTCTCCCCTTCGTCCAGATGTTTTTCTCACTGTGGAGTGGATTATGCTGGTCCGTTTCAAATCCGCGCGTCGTCCGGGCGCGGTATTACGTCGCGCAAAGCGTATGTGTCTCTGTTCGTGTGCCTAGCCACGAAGGCAATTCACCTCGAACTAGTATCCGACTATTCCACCCCAGCTTTCATTCGCGCATTTGATCGATTTTGTTCTCGACGTGGAATACCTTGCGCCATGTATTCCGATAACGGGACCACATTCGTCGGCgcggaccgtgaattatgtcgaATGTACCGAGCGACCCTACGGAATCCGGACTTTCTAAATAAAACCGCCAGCGACTGTATCGTTTGGCATTTTATTCCCCCCTCCGCACCGCATTTCGGAGGTTTGTGGGAAGCCGGAGTGAAGAGCCTCAAACACCATCTGAGGCGGGTTGTCGGTGCTCGAACCTTTACGTTCGAGGAGTTTAGCACTTTGCTATGCTCCATTGAATGCtgcctaaattcgcgacctctaGCTCCATTGCGAGACTCCGTGGACGATTTTGATGTCCTCACGCCTGGACACTTCATAATAGGCTCCCCGCTCACGGCACCCCCACAACCGTCCGTCCTCGAACTGTCCGAGAATCGCCTCACGCGTTGGCAGCTCGTCAGATCTGTGACGGAACATTTCTGGAAGCGCTGGGTGAACGGCTATTTAAACACCCTCCAGCAGCGAAGCAAGTGGCGACAGGAGCAGCCATCAATCGAACCCGGTCAGCTCGTCTTAATCCGGAACTCCGCGCTTCCCCCGTGCAAATGGGAACTCGGTCGCGTGAAAACCGTGCATCCAGGGGCAGACGGTCGGGTTCGCGTGGTCACCGTCAAGACCTCTTCAACCGAACTGACCCGTCCGATTGTGAAGCTGTGCCCGCTGCCAATTGTTTCCGCTTCTACCTAA